TAGTAGCTTATGCGCCGACTCATTGACACTAACAAATCCCTCTTTTAAGTACGGATGCTTATTGGACAATGTACTCATTCTGCTGATTCCTCTCGCTCGATGACTTCAAATAGATTGGCTTCGTTTATTACATGAGAATAGACATCTAAGGTGGTTTGAATCGATGTGTGTCCCAATAGATATTTCACTCGTTCTGGTGAGTAGTTGGCTTTAAGTAAGCGAGTGGCGTAGGTATGCCTGAACAGGTGAGGGTAGGCATAAATCCCAGTCTTTTTACTTAGTCGGTCGAACATGACATTCAACACATTGGGATTCATTGGCATTCCCACTTTTCCTTCCCAGATGTTGACGAAGACATAATCCGATACTGGTTCTGGATATTCGTAGATTAGGTAATCGTTATACATTTTGAGCAGTTCTGGAACCACTGGAATTGTGCGCTCTTGCCCTTTAACTCTGGCTCCATTGGGATTATTGCGCCTGACTACTCGAATGAAGTTGTCGCTACCATCGCCGACATCCTCATGGCATAAACCCAGCAGCTCGCCTTTCCGCATCCCCGTACCGTTGAGCGTGAGAATGATGAGTTTGTCTCGAAGGCGATGACAGGCGTTTACCAGGGTTTCAATCTGTTCGTCACTCAGACAGCCTGGGAAGCTTTTTGGCTCTTTGAGTTTGACTAGCTTTTGACGGGTTGGCTTGCTCTTAGCAATCCCCGTTAACAATCCCTTCTGGTTAATGCCACGAGGGAGATGGAATCTATCGAACTGTTTGAAGTTGATACGACCGCTAGCGATGTGGTATTCGTAGAAGCCAGTGATAGCTGTAATCGCTCGATTGACGGTCTTCTCGGAGCGAATAGCCTGTATTGGTTGCATGGATACGACCTTGGTAGTGTCGCCTACTCTGAGCCAATAGGCAAAGTCTTCTAGGTCGGACAAATTGATATTGCGCCAATCTAGAGCTTTGAGTTCCAGAAAGTCCCACCAAGATTTGAGGTCGTAGGCATAAGACTCTACTGTATTCGGCGATCTAGACCCGCTCAGATAGGTTAGGTAGGACTGAATGGGTTCTACTATTTGATAGTCCTCGTCCAGCATCACCCAGACCGTCTTATTAGTATGAGGGTCTATCCCTTTTTGCAAGGTAAGATTCATAGTTCAATTGTACTATTAAATCCATGTAGTGTAAAGTAAAAAATGTATTTACCTATCTTTACACTACGCAAAAAAAGAGAGTCTTTGTTGTTGTTGTTTAATATTAATTTCTTGTATTGGATAAACTACATCTCCTTTGCTCACCTCCAACTCCAGGCGCTGGTTGATAACTTTGAGATAGAGTCTGCTTTCGGTGATTTCAGTGGAGACTATCTGGACACCATCGCCCATTTCACCGACTACTGGCAATACTGTTTCCAGCACTTCGTAATGGTCAATGCGACGATAGCGATCGCTCAAAAAGGCTCTAGCATTCCCATGAAGACAGCGAATCATGCGCTTTTCGGGACTAGTTTGGAACCAGTGGTTGACGTTGCGAGAGAGCAGCCCTGGAGCCTCTTTCAGCATTCTTTGGTAATATTTACCTGGAATAGCTAATCTCGCGGCAATTTGGTCGTGAGTATGCTCTGTAACCCTTAAAACTTGGGGTTGCTCAATGTCGATGACTAACTCGCCTGTATCAGTCAGTTCCAGTGTCCGAGTATCAGCGATATAGTCTCGTTTGGCTTGAGCTTGGTTCTGGATTTCGGTAGCTAATTCCACTAATGTTTTGCCAGATTTCATTAATCAACCTCTAAAATAAGAAAGCGGCTCCATTCACTGGAACCGCATGGGACACTTCACTAGTTCTGGGCAACGCCCAGCATCAGTATTTTTCGGGAGATATCACCGAGATTTGGCAGACATGACCATAATCCATGACTCGTCGCTTCATCTGGGCGCTAGCCGATAGCTGCGTTCAACCTAGTGCTGCTTAGTGGCGATCGCTCTGAGCTTCCTGGGTGATAGCTCAGGACTCATCAGCTATTTAACGATATATTCCTTGAGAATCGGGATAATGCGGTTCGACC
This genomic stretch from Merismopedia glauca CCAP 1448/3 harbors:
- a CDS encoding tyrosine-type recombinase/integrase — its product is MNLTLQKGIDPHTNKTVWVMLDEDYQIVEPIQSYLTYLSGSRSPNTVESYAYDLKSWWDFLELKALDWRNINLSDLEDFAYWLRVGDTTKVVSMQPIQAIRSEKTVNRAITAITGFYEYHIASGRINFKQFDRFHLPRGINQKGLLTGIAKSKPTRQKLVKLKEPKSFPGCLSDEQIETLVNACHRLRDKLIILTLNGTGMRKGELLGLCHEDVGDGSDNFIRVVRRNNPNGARVKGQERTIPVVPELLKMYNDYLIYEYPEPVSDYVFVNIWEGKVGMPMNPNVLNVMFDRLSKKTGIYAYPHLFRHTYATRLLKANYSPERVKYLLGHTSIQTTLDVYSHVINEANLFEVIEREESAE